In Stieleria varia, one genomic interval encodes:
- a CDS encoding SDR family oxidoreductase — MSSSEIDGQCLSGRCALVTGASRGIGRATAIELARQGAHVAVNFLNSQASAVSVAEEIDALGGQVMLVRADVSSRDDTIAMIQQVTQQFGALDIVVSNAAAGGFRSLMDLTPVNLEATLRTNSAAALWLAQAAAEPLSASSGHGKLVAISSHGSQWAVPHYGAIGASKAALESMIRHLALELGERGINFNCVLPGIIATEAIATMPGAESMVQAAKDRMMVGQRDLTAQDVAKVVAFLCSPASDLIQGQTIVVDGGVSIRV, encoded by the coding sequence ATGAGTTCAAGCGAAATCGACGGACAATGTCTCAGCGGCCGATGTGCTTTGGTGACAGGAGCCAGTCGTGGCATTGGTCGCGCCACGGCGATCGAATTGGCAAGACAGGGTGCTCACGTCGCGGTCAATTTTCTCAACTCTCAAGCGAGCGCTGTTTCGGTCGCCGAAGAGATCGATGCATTGGGCGGCCAAGTCATGCTCGTTCGCGCCGATGTGTCATCACGCGACGATACCATTGCGATGATCCAGCAAGTCACGCAGCAATTTGGTGCCCTGGACATCGTGGTCAGCAACGCAGCAGCCGGCGGTTTTCGTAGCTTGATGGATCTGACGCCGGTGAATCTGGAGGCAACCCTAAGGACGAATTCAGCCGCGGCGCTATGGCTGGCCCAAGCCGCCGCGGAGCCTTTGTCCGCCAGCAGCGGTCACGGCAAACTGGTGGCGATTAGCAGCCACGGCTCCCAGTGGGCCGTTCCGCACTATGGGGCGATCGGAGCCTCCAAGGCGGCATTGGAAAGCATGATCCGACACCTCGCACTGGAACTGGGCGAGCGAGGAATCAATTTCAACTGCGTGTTGCCCGGCATCATCGCGACCGAAGCGATCGCGACGATGCCCGGTGCCGAATCGATGGTGCAAGCGGCCAAAGATCGTATGATGGTCGGCCAACGAGATCTCACCGCACAAGATGTCGCCAAAGTCGTTGCCTTTCTCTGCAGCCCGGCAAGCGATTTGATTCAAGGGCAAACGATAGTCGTCGATGGTGGGGTCAGTATTCGTGTCTGA
- a CDS encoding type I polyketide synthase, translating into MPLPNSSHAILVTGATGMVGARVLAEFSRAGIPCAVIARDKASQSATQRIDELMQRFELAWSCDLPRPRVFVGDVTQPRLGLDSRAMDWVSRNCDQILHSAASLNFAPASENPDNEPFRTNILGTQNVLDLFRETGLKHLHHISTAYVCGLRSGHVAESENAVGQSFANDYEQSKSQAESILSTRLSRESHTTYRPSIVIDPIGLTPVSGDRTIYGAYSMYKMLASRFGLPADGQWFRNLGFGGDERKNLIDVNWIAQAIRTIVMHPEHHGRNYHLTATSGTRIELLDRTFYESTRQWLAGRKVQTRPKSMTGADSAGADAAKAAAEIDQLAQPFVKTFLPYFRDDPVFGRSNIDHVIETTPLSPPPEIGRAELMAMVENWSAPTPKAGSKLISKSASSIAPQKQSPQPSSLDPASTSPSPADDPIVICGYAVRLPGGIDDADDFEALLYRGGSAIARMPDDRLDRSLYMDLKRGVPGKTYTEIGGCVDPTPIDREVESKINRIGDFDLTHRQFAQVAYRAMQSTGATMADIDCERTGVFVGHSGGTEDGGSLALSTLAQAAADLANQSTSGTVPAGTASAVSHEIVQAVRQDRPRRGADHHPELNAYAAASLAARLLGFQGRREVIDAACSSSLLALHHAASAIIAGRMDVALVGGATYNNVDNLALFSRTHACSDQGSFPFDQRASGLVSSEGYVAIILSRRSVAEAAGMKIHATLEGVGISSDGKGKGLWAPRSEGQQLAMRRGAGCDTNAFNHAPPLDIDYLECHATSTQVGDATELESLTALLSDHPQQHQSPLPIGSVKSNLGHLLEAAGLVGMVKCLIAMRRGEIPASINFSQPTKSFDWSKGVVRVVDRTEPWQVRGEHSTRRAAVNAFGIGGLNAHAAFRQYQPNGSVGALKLGGMPKQTVEPIAIVGRGLVLPGAASVGEFESLLQSGRSVLGPPPPGRWPTFQGRPIGLALDSDADFTIPHHHGGYIQDFQFDAQAYRIPPKLVANANPAQLMLIDAVSQAMKEFDGGQWNVDRQRVGVIVGSMFGGQFSNELQIGLRLPELCQHLIRAAMRRGVDLITAQQWAAAYHEAVMERYPALLDETGGFTASTLASRIARTFDLMGGACAVDADEASGGLAILTAIEQLQSGSIDTVLCGTTQRSMDLVALEQLYRNHRLCCSVSPEDLPLDGTKIFPAEGVAIIVLQRLSDAKAQGRKIYGVIENARESFTPDPNVGRARDASRSQENDVYSTHQLVRQIGHLGGGHGVVRTIAATIAANTAGESSGSAPASRVVCVAETASDGYQIEYQVSTASESSMSRSQQEPIEMTVDSTTQPASDNLSSSPARVSVNSVVTPLSVRLEVSSASAMQQALEALSAGDAAMRTPAALNNGTGRKIGIVSRFSDPSHIQAAIVARDENELQASARALLDGPVSRGESASLQRHCGWVRFPSSISGQRIAWLFPGQGSQYAGIPASLTAAASSANSGQPDELLSRSLAVFDAELTRLGLQPIADRITDPQRQLGKEVWWTQAWLLAVGTALAQSQLSRGHRPDVVIGHSFGECTAAWCAGAMTTRQAIEFAKSRADAVVMSGGPRGQLLSVRGGPSQVDAVLRSVNSECVITHHNSPQQTVIAGTPEQIAAAQKALSKDGAASVVIPVPAAFHTPGMKPARDMLAARQAGASLLPPRFGFLSSIENRYLAEPGDVLNNLIDQLVRPVCFSSSIERASHDGCGLMVEIGPNNILTRLASATVGGKSICLSADDPNLDNTCQTQVIELAYEAFGAATIGASQITVPSNHASGHPSTASQAVSVAQTQTPDATQTTPAKRFDVVDVTRRGRTRTSADDQDDVNRDSGSLRSTSSSATAVQPTSHVSYSTNTAVAQPEVAPVVTHSVATMARENVGGENAAAKKFLFDLIVDLTGYEPEIIDFEADLEAELGVDSIKKAQLIGELVQWADLSLTTQDLKLADFQSLADILALAGPATESVPAPTSSQAVVVASPVSAEPDQSVDPESLRRLMIDLLVDQTGYDEDIIDMEADLESELGVDSIKRAQLLGELEQQFELPPIQGSDLRLSDFPTLASIHQFVMDQVGGEKKKSSALNDSAVSATEVVDEHVTLTKPVTPRKTVKPDSEIQNAPVKVPVLPIPATGTHRFTLTVRDADRRDGMPTAPKFHGPALVIGNNPIADAIIRRWAGEPYAIEQIKSVSLAEIDGVLDQVWSKGFSHHVFLTTPHDAIALTDPDDFDHWQRRREDALMVPYRICQRWMQRAIDEDRISESSLVTFLNAGGAFGFDLVPDIVTAGTPESGGLSGLTKAMLIECWMRGYRDTPMLIVDAILHNGDSVDRSDLVVDGVWRELAVPSYDEEVAVSGPTRRTIQAIYQPIPQAGELSPIRQISTRYPLTRGGTWVVAGGGRGITAMTAMELAQRHDLTLHLLGMAPIPEIDAATRAHAQADRADLRRCTMKRIQAAGGNPVKTWRQLEKAIEIDLTLDECRRRGIRATYHSVDVCDAGAVAAALDEIRKIDGPIHGVIQGAGSGQDARFDRKRPDKVDQCLKAKIDGTIALAAATKQDPLEWFVGFGSISGRFGANGHTDYSAANEMLSKLIGQLGRKRPDTRCVTFHWHAWGDIGMATKPEAKLALDMIGMEFMPAAEGLSHFLSELENGGDDSEVLITDRRYVRKFFPNEPATGPKCAPMIAPQSITPSQSGANSFAVTLSPGDDLFLKEHLVNSRPTLPMVMAAEMLAEAAQVSTSLSVIRLENLRAIAPLKSSSDDSFAVELVRDDAFNAKSADGLLQRWSLQCDLRRKDGRLVQAGRPHFTADLLLAVQRPAVPTVSAKERLAGLPIAMNPVPYLPADAPIYHGPSLQNLRSIGFTDDAAVGVIVTPSPSHLAGESRPVHSWVISPATVDAMLYASGMMAGHVAGRPSLPISIDAMDLGRLPDPGEPLRVVVRWLEQSETGAKLQVVLSGQNHDLIVRIRGYQIGWLG; encoded by the coding sequence ATGCCCCTCCCAAATTCTTCTCACGCGATCCTGGTCACCGGTGCCACCGGAATGGTGGGCGCTCGAGTCCTGGCGGAGTTTTCGCGAGCAGGAATTCCGTGCGCGGTCATCGCTCGCGACAAGGCCAGCCAATCGGCGACGCAGCGAATCGACGAGCTGATGCAGCGTTTCGAGCTGGCTTGGTCATGCGATTTGCCGCGTCCGCGGGTCTTTGTGGGCGATGTCACGCAGCCGCGTTTGGGGCTGGACTCACGGGCGATGGACTGGGTTTCGCGAAACTGTGATCAGATCTTGCACAGTGCGGCGAGCTTGAACTTCGCTCCGGCAAGTGAAAACCCAGACAACGAGCCTTTTCGAACCAACATCCTGGGCACGCAAAATGTATTGGACCTGTTTCGGGAAACGGGACTGAAGCACCTGCACCACATCTCCACGGCTTACGTGTGTGGGCTGCGAAGTGGACACGTGGCGGAATCCGAGAACGCGGTCGGTCAGTCGTTCGCCAATGATTACGAGCAGAGCAAGTCACAGGCGGAATCGATTCTGTCGACACGACTGTCTCGAGAAAGTCACACCACCTATCGTCCATCGATCGTGATCGATCCGATCGGACTGACACCCGTCTCCGGCGATCGAACGATCTACGGCGCGTACTCGATGTACAAAATGCTGGCCTCCCGGTTTGGATTGCCCGCCGACGGACAATGGTTTCGCAATCTTGGTTTCGGCGGAGACGAACGCAAGAACCTGATCGATGTGAATTGGATCGCCCAGGCCATTCGAACGATCGTGATGCATCCCGAGCACCACGGTCGAAACTACCATTTGACGGCGACCAGCGGGACTCGCATCGAGTTGTTGGACCGCACGTTTTACGAAAGCACACGACAATGGCTGGCCGGCCGCAAAGTGCAGACGCGCCCGAAGTCCATGACCGGTGCGGATTCAGCCGGCGCGGATGCAGCCAAGGCCGCCGCAGAAATCGATCAACTGGCTCAACCCTTCGTCAAAACATTCTTGCCTTATTTCCGTGACGATCCTGTGTTCGGTCGTAGCAACATCGATCACGTCATCGAGACGACTCCGCTCTCACCTCCTCCGGAAATCGGCCGCGCTGAATTGATGGCGATGGTGGAAAATTGGTCTGCGCCGACACCCAAAGCTGGCAGCAAGTTGATTTCAAAATCCGCCAGCAGCATTGCCCCGCAGAAACAATCGCCCCAACCATCTTCGCTGGATCCAGCTTCGACCTCCCCCTCACCGGCCGACGACCCCATCGTGATTTGCGGTTACGCGGTTCGCTTGCCAGGTGGCATTGACGACGCGGATGATTTTGAAGCGTTGTTGTACCGCGGTGGCAGTGCGATCGCCCGCATGCCAGATGATCGTTTGGACAGATCGTTGTACATGGATCTCAAGCGTGGTGTGCCGGGCAAGACTTACACCGAGATCGGTGGCTGCGTCGATCCGACGCCGATCGATCGCGAAGTGGAGTCAAAGATCAATCGCATCGGCGATTTTGATTTGACGCATCGTCAGTTCGCTCAAGTTGCGTATCGAGCGATGCAGTCCACCGGCGCGACCATGGCCGACATCGACTGCGAGCGCACGGGCGTTTTTGTCGGGCACAGCGGGGGCACAGAGGACGGTGGTTCGTTGGCCCTGAGCACACTTGCCCAGGCAGCCGCCGACTTGGCAAACCAGTCCACCTCGGGCACGGTCCCGGCCGGAACGGCATCGGCGGTCAGCCACGAAATCGTTCAGGCTGTACGCCAAGATCGCCCCCGTCGCGGAGCCGATCATCATCCCGAACTCAACGCTTATGCGGCCGCGTCGTTGGCCGCTCGATTGCTCGGTTTCCAAGGACGCCGCGAAGTCATCGACGCGGCATGCTCGTCCTCTTTGTTGGCGTTGCATCATGCGGCTTCGGCGATCATCGCCGGTCGCATGGATGTCGCACTGGTCGGTGGGGCGACTTACAACAACGTCGACAATTTGGCCTTGTTCTCACGCACCCACGCGTGCAGCGATCAAGGTTCGTTTCCGTTTGATCAACGCGCCAGCGGTTTGGTCAGCAGCGAAGGCTATGTGGCGATCATTCTGTCGCGACGCAGTGTTGCCGAAGCGGCGGGGATGAAGATTCACGCGACATTGGAAGGCGTCGGGATCTCATCGGATGGCAAAGGCAAGGGACTGTGGGCGCCGCGTAGCGAAGGCCAACAGCTTGCGATGCGACGCGGTGCAGGTTGCGACACGAATGCGTTCAACCATGCCCCTCCGTTAGACATCGATTATCTGGAATGCCACGCGACCAGCACCCAAGTCGGTGACGCGACCGAACTGGAAAGCCTGACGGCGTTGTTGAGCGATCATCCTCAGCAACACCAGTCCCCGTTGCCGATCGGCAGCGTCAAGAGCAATCTGGGACACTTGCTCGAAGCCGCCGGCTTGGTCGGAATGGTCAAGTGTTTGATTGCGATGCGACGCGGCGAGATCCCCGCCTCGATCAACTTCAGCCAACCGACGAAATCCTTCGACTGGTCCAAGGGCGTCGTGCGAGTGGTCGACCGCACCGAGCCGTGGCAAGTTCGCGGCGAGCATTCGACCCGTCGTGCCGCCGTCAATGCGTTTGGCATCGGTGGCCTCAACGCACACGCCGCGTTTCGCCAGTATCAACCCAACGGCAGCGTGGGCGCGTTGAAATTGGGCGGCATGCCGAAACAGACGGTCGAACCGATCGCGATCGTCGGTCGCGGTTTGGTGCTGCCCGGCGCGGCATCGGTGGGTGAGTTTGAGTCATTGTTGCAGAGCGGTCGATCCGTCTTGGGGCCTCCGCCGCCGGGTCGCTGGCCGACGTTCCAGGGTCGACCGATCGGATTGGCTTTAGACAGCGATGCAGATTTTACGATTCCCCATCATCACGGCGGATACATCCAAGATTTTCAGTTTGATGCGCAAGCGTATCGCATTCCGCCCAAGCTGGTGGCCAACGCGAACCCGGCTCAACTGATGCTGATCGACGCCGTCAGCCAAGCGATGAAAGAATTTGATGGCGGTCAATGGAACGTCGACCGGCAACGCGTCGGCGTGATCGTCGGATCGATGTTCGGCGGTCAGTTCAGCAACGAATTGCAAATCGGACTACGGCTGCCGGAGCTTTGTCAGCATTTGATCCGTGCAGCGATGCGTCGTGGCGTCGATTTGATAACGGCGCAGCAGTGGGCCGCGGCTTATCACGAGGCGGTGATGGAGCGGTACCCCGCGTTGCTGGATGAAACGGGCGGTTTCACCGCCAGCACGCTCGCGTCGCGAATCGCCCGAACATTCGATCTGATGGGCGGAGCTTGCGCGGTGGATGCCGACGAAGCTTCCGGCGGATTGGCGATTTTGACCGCCATCGAGCAACTACAATCGGGTAGCATCGACACCGTGCTCTGTGGGACCACGCAACGATCGATGGATCTGGTCGCGTTGGAGCAGTTGTATCGGAACCATCGGCTCTGTTGTTCCGTCTCACCGGAAGATCTGCCGCTGGACGGAACCAAGATCTTTCCGGCCGAAGGCGTTGCAATCATAGTGCTGCAGCGATTGAGCGACGCAAAGGCTCAAGGGCGAAAAATTTACGGCGTGATCGAAAACGCCCGCGAATCATTCACACCTGATCCCAACGTCGGTCGTGCCCGCGACGCGAGTCGAAGCCAAGAAAACGACGTCTACTCCACTCACCAATTGGTCCGTCAGATCGGACATTTGGGCGGCGGTCACGGGGTCGTGCGAACCATTGCGGCGACCATCGCGGCAAATACAGCGGGAGAATCCTCCGGATCAGCCCCAGCGTCCAGAGTCGTCTGTGTCGCCGAAACAGCTTCGGACGGCTACCAAATCGAATACCAAGTTTCCACTGCCTCGGAATCGTCCATGAGTCGCTCGCAACAAGAGCCCATCGAAATGACCGTCGACAGTACGACACAACCTGCGTCGGATAACTTGTCCTCATCACCTGCGCGAGTCTCCGTGAATTCAGTCGTGACACCCTTGTCGGTTCGTTTAGAAGTCTCTTCAGCGTCGGCGATGCAACAGGCCCTCGAAGCTTTGAGCGCGGGCGACGCCGCAATGCGAACCCCTGCGGCCCTGAACAATGGAACCGGCCGCAAAATCGGAATCGTCAGTCGATTCTCCGATCCATCGCACATTCAAGCAGCGATCGTAGCTCGTGACGAAAACGAACTTCAAGCCTCCGCTCGTGCGTTGTTGGACGGCCCGGTCTCACGCGGGGAAAGCGCCTCGCTGCAGCGACACTGCGGCTGGGTTCGTTTTCCCTCATCGATCAGCGGTCAACGCATCGCATGGCTGTTTCCCGGTCAAGGATCCCAGTACGCCGGCATCCCCGCGTCATTGACCGCCGCAGCTTCTTCGGCGAACTCCGGCCAACCCGACGAATTGCTCTCGCGGTCTCTGGCGGTTTTTGATGCGGAGCTAACCCGACTGGGGCTACAGCCGATCGCCGATCGAATCACCGATCCGCAGCGTCAGCTGGGCAAAGAAGTTTGGTGGACACAAGCCTGGTTGCTGGCCGTGGGAACGGCGTTGGCGCAATCACAACTCAGTCGCGGCCACCGGCCCGACGTCGTCATCGGTCACAGCTTCGGTGAATGCACTGCGGCGTGGTGTGCCGGTGCGATGACGACTCGTCAAGCGATCGAGTTTGCCAAGTCACGCGCCGATGCCGTGGTCATGTCGGGCGGTCCTCGCGGGCAACTGCTGTCGGTACGCGGCGGTCCATCTCAAGTCGACGCGGTGCTGCGAAGCGTCAATAGCGAGTGTGTGATCACCCATCATAACTCACCACAACAAACAGTCATCGCCGGTACGCCCGAACAAATCGCTGCGGCACAAAAAGCGTTGTCTAAAGACGGTGCCGCATCGGTCGTCATTCCGGTCCCCGCTGCCTTCCATACACCCGGGATGAAACCTGCACGAGACATGCTTGCCGCGCGACAAGCCGGCGCCTCGTTGCTGCCTCCTCGCTTTGGTTTCCTGTCCTCGATCGAAAACCGATACCTAGCCGAACCGGGCGATGTCTTGAACAATCTGATCGATCAATTGGTTCGACCGGTATGTTTCAGTTCGTCGATCGAGCGTGCGTCACACGACGGTTGCGGATTGATGGTGGAGATTGGACCCAATAATATCTTGACCCGTTTGGCATCGGCCACCGTGGGCGGCAAGTCCATCTGTTTGTCGGCGGACGATCCGAATCTCGACAATACTTGTCAGACGCAAGTGATCGAATTGGCATACGAGGCGTTCGGTGCAGCCACCATCGGTGCGTCTCAGATCACAGTGCCTAGCAATCACGCATCTGGCCATCCCTCGACGGCATCGCAAGCTGTTTCAGTTGCCCAGACGCAAACACCGGATGCCACGCAAACCACGCCGGCGAAGCGGTTTGATGTGGTCGATGTGACGCGACGCGGTCGCACCCGAACGTCAGCCGATGACCAAGACGACGTGAATCGGGATTCCGGTTCATTGCGTTCCACTTCGTCATCTGCGACAGCCGTACAACCGACCAGCCATGTCTCGTATTCGACGAACACAGCAGTGGCACAGCCTGAGGTCGCTCCTGTTGTCACCCACAGCGTTGCCACGATGGCAAGAGAGAACGTGGGGGGCGAAAACGCGGCAGCCAAGAAGTTCTTGTTCGATCTGATCGTCGACTTGACCGGGTACGAACCGGAGATCATCGATTTCGAAGCTGATTTGGAAGCCGAATTGGGCGTAGACAGCATCAAGAAAGCACAACTGATCGGCGAACTGGTGCAGTGGGCCGATTTGAGTTTGACCACGCAAGATTTGAAGTTGGCTGATTTCCAATCGCTCGCCGACATCTTGGCTTTGGCCGGTCCCGCCACCGAGTCGGTCCCCGCACCAACGTCGAGTCAAGCCGTTGTCGTCGCCAGTCCGGTGTCGGCGGAACCCGATCAGTCGGTCGATCCAGAATCCTTGCGTCGCCTGATGATCGACTTGCTCGTCGATCAAACCGGGTACGACGAAGACATTATCGATATGGAGGCGGATCTGGAATCCGAACTCGGCGTCGACAGCATCAAACGCGCACAGTTACTCGGTGAGTTAGAACAACAGTTCGAGTTGCCACCCATCCAAGGTTCCGATTTGCGTTTGTCGGATTTCCCCACGCTGGCATCGATTCATCAGTTTGTGATGGATCAAGTCGGCGGCGAAAAAAAAAAGTCTTCAGCGCTGAATGACTCCGCGGTCTCGGCTACCGAGGTCGTTGACGAGCACGTCACGCTTACCAAGCCCGTCACGCCGCGCAAGACCGTTAAGCCTGACAGCGAAATCCAGAACGCTCCGGTCAAGGTGCCCGTGTTGCCGATTCCCGCGACAGGCACGCACCGATTCACGCTGACGGTTCGCGATGCAGATCGACGTGATGGCATGCCGACAGCGCCGAAGTTTCATGGACCGGCATTGGTCATCGGTAACAACCCGATCGCCGATGCGATCATTCGGCGTTGGGCAGGTGAGCCGTATGCGATCGAGCAGATCAAGTCCGTTTCGCTAGCGGAAATCGATGGTGTGTTGGATCAGGTTTGGTCCAAGGGATTCAGTCATCATGTGTTCCTGACCACGCCGCATGATGCCATCGCACTTACCGATCCGGACGACTTTGACCACTGGCAACGTCGGCGGGAAGACGCATTGATGGTGCCGTATCGAATCTGCCAACGCTGGATGCAGCGTGCGATCGACGAAGACCGAATAAGTGAGTCTTCCTTGGTCACGTTTCTCAACGCCGGTGGGGCGTTCGGATTTGATCTGGTGCCTGATATCGTCACGGCGGGTACGCCGGAGTCTGGTGGTTTGTCCGGTTTGACCAAGGCGATGCTGATCGAGTGCTGGATGCGTGGCTATCGCGACACACCGATGCTGATCGTCGACGCGATATTGCACAACGGCGACTCGGTCGACCGTAGCGACTTGGTGGTAGATGGCGTGTGGCGTGAGCTGGCGGTTCCCTCGTATGATGAGGAAGTCGCCGTGTCGGGACCAACGCGACGAACCATTCAAGCGATCTATCAGCCGATCCCGCAAGCCGGCGAGTTGTCGCCGATCCGTCAGATCTCCACACGTTACCCTCTGACCCGTGGGGGCACTTGGGTGGTCGCCGGTGGCGGGCGTGGGATCACGGCGATGACGGCGATGGAACTGGCTCAACGCCATGACCTGACGTTGCATCTGCTGGGCATGGCACCGATCCCTGAGATCGATGCGGCCACGCGGGCACACGCCCAAGCCGACCGGGCTGATTTGCGTCGCTGCACGATGAAACGTATTCAGGCGGCTGGCGGCAATCCGGTCAAGACTTGGCGGCAACTGGAGAAGGCCATCGAGATCGATTTGACGCTCGACGAGTGTCGGCGACGAGGGATCCGGGCCACCTATCACAGTGTCGATGTTTGTGATGCCGGTGCGGTTGCTGCCGCACTCGATGAGATTCGTAAGATCGATGGACCGATTCATGGCGTGATCCAAGGTGCCGGATCGGGACAAGACGCGCGTTTCGATCGTAAACGTCCCGACAAAGTGGACCAGTGTTTGAAAGCCAAGATTGACGGTACGATCGCGCTGGCGGCGGCGACCAAGCAAGACCCGCTGGAATGGTTTGTCGGATTCGGTTCCATCAGCGGACGCTTCGGCGCCAACGGGCACACCGACTATTCCGCCGCGAACGAGATGCTGTCCAAGTTGATCGGGCAGCTTGGACGCAAGCGACCTGATACTCGCTGCGTCACCTTTCACTGGCACGCGTGGGGCGACATCGGCATGGCGACCAAGCCGGAGGCCAAACTGGCGTTGGACATGATCGGAATGGAGTTCATGCCCGCCGCGGAAGGGCTGAGCCATTTCCTCTCCGAATTGGAAAATGGCGGTGATGACTCCGAAGTCTTGATCACCGATCGACGCTACGTCCGCAAGTTCTTTCCCAACGAACCAGCCACGGGACCGAAGTGCGCACCGATGATCGCACCCCAGTCCATCACGCCGTCGCAGTCCGGAGCGAATTCCTTTGCCGTCACGCTGTCCCCCGGTGATGACTTGTTCCTCAAAGAACACCTGGTGAATTCGCGACCGACGTTGCCGATGGTGATGGCAGCAGAAATGTTGGCGGAAGCCGCCCAGGTCAGCACCTCCCTGTCGGTCATCCGACTGGAAAACCTGCGGGCAATCGCGCCACTGAAATCCAGCAGCGATGATTCCTTTGCCGTCGAACTGGTCCGAGACGATGCCTTCAACGCCAAGTCCGCCGACGGCCTGCTGCAACGTTGGTCATTGCAATGCGATCTCAGACGCAAGGACGGACGGTTGGTCCAAGCCGGACGTCCCCACTTCACCGCCGACCTGTTGCTTGCCGTGCAGCGACCTGCGGTGCCGACGGTTTCCGCCAAGGAGCGTTTGGCCGGTCTCCCGATCGCGATGAACCCCGTGCCGTATCTGCCCGCCGACGCACCGATCTATCATGGCCCGTCCCTGCAAAACCTGCGCTCGATTGGGTTCACCGATGATGCGGCCGTGGGTGTGATCGTGACACCCAGTCCATCGCATCTGGCCGGCGAATCACGACCGGTTCATTCATGGGTGATTTCACCGGCGACCGTTGATGCCATGCTCTACGCATCGGGAATGATGGCCGGACACGTTGCCGGTCGCCCCAGTTTGCCGATTTCCATCGACGCCATGGACTTGGGCAGGTTGCCCGATCCTGGTGAGCCGTTGCGAGTGGTCGTGCGTTGGCTGGAACAGTCCGAAACGGGCGCCAAGCTGCAGGTCGTTCTCTCTGGTCAGAATCATGATTTGATCGTGCGGATTCGCGGCTATCAAATCGGCTGGTTGGGTTAG
- a CDS encoding aromatic ring-hydroxylating oxygenase subunit alpha — protein MFHSDKSLPAPLDASCYSGEAAYVNDVTRLRARGWQLVATTGMLAKPGDYFATERLGVPLVIRNHDGQYVAFRNVCAHRSCRIAKPGKGHTEQIKCPFHGWHYGADGRTRKIPAAKNFPHHDRESYRLATFRVAQVGQLLFVHLAHSPTAAEDSETANDVPEPMAQWTQQFAQRTAAQHWRFVLHRELEFDCDWKIPIEGALESYHLAEVHPGTFGEGPDEESTEHLLSVSGTSFETLQRDDSKMARFEENVISMLTGSFDPRYRHVHVFPNLMATLTDTLSLVYQTCPIAPQRCRMTVFGFTPAARQWGILGRGVARWVGWATSYMAMKVLAEDAAIFPEVQSGLNALATAGGCQTPRILGRCEERVHAFQSHWSAHIAQQR, from the coding sequence ATGTTTCATAGCGACAAGTCTCTCCCTGCTCCGTTGGATGCAAGCTGCTACAGCGGTGAGGCTGCGTATGTCAACGATGTGACGAGATTGAGGGCCCGCGGATGGCAGCTCGTTGCGACCACAGGAATGCTGGCCAAGCCAGGTGACTACTTTGCCACCGAACGTCTCGGTGTTCCCCTGGTGATTCGAAACCATGACGGACAGTACGTTGCCTTTCGCAATGTGTGCGCGCACCGTAGTTGTCGCATCGCAAAACCGGGCAAAGGTCACACCGAGCAGATCAAGTGTCCGTTTCATGGTTGGCACTACGGTGCCGATGGCCGAACACGCAAGATTCCGGCGGCGAAGAATTTCCCTCATCACGATCGTGAGTCGTACCGCCTGGCAACCTTTCGCGTCGCTCAAGTCGGTCAACTGTTGTTCGTCCACTTGGCTCATTCGCCCACCGCCGCTGAAGATTCCGAAACAGCGAACGATGTTCCCGAGCCGATGGCGCAATGGACCCAACAGTTCGCCCAGCGAACGGCAGCCCAGCACTGGCGTTTCGTCTTGCACCGCGAGCTGGAGTTCGATTGCGACTGGAAGATCCCGATCGAAGGTGCCTTGGAGAGTTATCACTTGGCGGAAGTCCACCCGGGGACATTTGGCGAAGGCCCCGACGAAGAATCGACCGAGCATCTGTTGTCAGTAAGCGGCACCAGCTTTGAAACACTGCAGCGAGATGACTCCAAGATGGCTCGCTTTGAGGAGAACGTGATCAGCATGTTGACCGGGTCATTCGATCCTCGTTATCGCCACGTTCACGTCTTTCCGAATCTGATGGCCACGCTGACGGACACCCTCAGCTTGGTCTACCAAACCTGCCCCATCGCTCCTCAACGTTGCCGAATGACGGTGTTCGGATTCACTCCTGCGGCCAGACAGTGGGGGATTTTGGGACGCGGCGTCGCTCGCTGGGTCGGTTGGGCGACGTCCTACATGGCGATGAAGGTGCTGGCGGAAGACGCGGCGATCTTTCCAGAGGTCCAAAGTGGACTCAATGCATTGGCGACGGCTGGCGGTTGTCAAACACCGAGGATACTGGGACGTTGTGAAGAACGCGTTCATGCTTTCCAATCACACTGGTCGGCTCACATTGCTCAGCAGCGATAG